From a single Nissabacter sp. SGAir0207 genomic region:
- a CDS encoding ImcF-related family protein codes for MEKDKPNAPRPSISVTPTGMLVITVLTLFILIAGLLYWHFAEHATTDWSVIRSLLIVCAISWIALACLSMLIFIANQLWIRNRVKRDANSAGETSEIKRTQAQPTLNHSIATYLRKRYRTCWRRKVRILLITGDDNAIALLLPDLRAKQWLEGRRTVLIYGGTLAGEVEVEKYAALRKLRRGRPLDGIVRVLGEEQILTPQLSDGDLRGLEKIGEVLHYQPPVYLWQLCVSVWPQAGRVQQAVGATWPVRATPDDIEKQLRTLLPSLRAQGLAQVAEHLAHDFLLRLAQQLEQGGIEGWKNHLAPWLYASQQRVPLRGLMFSLAEPVPLPEQVERAANPAVPSSSHALTLPLSWQGVIDDCARLRGRRVGMAWERACATAMMVGMGVGCAGLLISFMANRAQIVSVADKTQELITQRAVTDGQLTALHALRNDAGRLQHQLQHGAPWYQRFGLNHNQALLNAMLPWYGVLNNRLIRDPAEKALRQRLTKLANLPPESPLRAELAKPGYDQLKAWLMMSRPDKVDAAFYVQTMQSVQPTYPGISTALWQSLSPDLWAFSITELSHQPQWKITPDMALVLHVRQILLQQIGRRNAESTLYENMLKSVRRNFADVTLDDMTNGTDARRLFATNEIIPGMFTRQAWEGEIEQAIEKAANSRRDEIDWVLSDSKQRLSSEISPEALKARLRERYFTDFAGSWLNFLNNLRWNPANNIADVTDQLTLMSDVRQSPLIALMNTLAWQGQAGQKNAKLAESVIKSAKELIQGSDKPVIDQSVAGPAGPLDETFGPLLTLMGKNKAESVMSADSSLSLQTYLTRITRVRLRLQQVANAPDPQEMMQTLAQTVFHGKSVDLTDTQQYGSLIAASLGEEWNGFGQTMFVQPLTQAWETVLQPSAASLNDKWHRAIVNHWQTAFEGRYPFAVSKSEASLPMLAEFIRKDTGRIERFLAQELGGILHKEGSQWVPDSAHSQGLTCNPAFLSAVNQLSKLSDILFTDGNQGISFELQARPAANVVETELTIDGQKLHYFNQIADWQTFRWPGNTYKPGTMLTWTSLDAGAKLLGDYTGTWGFIRWLESGKRQPLDNSQWMMSFITPEGETLQWVLRSQLENGPLALLQLRQFTLPAEIFTIATESDLQLSEDNMESNEQEGEE; via the coding sequence ATGGAAAAGGATAAACCCAACGCACCACGTCCAAGCATCTCTGTAACACCCACGGGGATGCTCGTTATCACCGTACTCACCCTATTCATATTAATAGCTGGGCTGTTGTATTGGCATTTTGCCGAACACGCCACCACTGACTGGTCAGTTATTCGTTCACTGTTAATCGTGTGTGCGATTAGCTGGATCGCGCTGGCATGTTTATCGATGCTGATTTTTATAGCCAATCAATTATGGATAAGGAATCGTGTCAAAAGAGATGCAAATAGCGCGGGTGAAACATCAGAAATAAAGCGTACCCAAGCCCAGCCAACGCTGAACCATAGTATTGCCACTTACCTACGTAAGCGTTACCGGACATGTTGGCGCAGGAAAGTTCGGATCTTGCTGATTACCGGCGATGATAACGCCATTGCGCTGCTGCTACCGGATTTGCGTGCCAAACAATGGCTAGAAGGCCGCCGTACCGTCCTGATCTATGGCGGTACTCTGGCGGGCGAGGTGGAGGTGGAAAAATATGCGGCTCTGCGCAAGTTACGCCGGGGCCGACCATTGGATGGAATTGTGCGCGTGCTTGGCGAGGAGCAGATCCTGACGCCGCAACTGAGTGACGGCGATTTACGTGGGTTGGAGAAAATTGGCGAAGTGTTGCACTACCAACCGCCTGTCTATCTATGGCAGCTGTGCGTCAGCGTCTGGCCGCAAGCGGGGCGGGTGCAGCAAGCCGTGGGGGCGACGTGGCCGGTTCGGGCAACCCCGGACGACATAGAAAAACAACTTCGCACCTTGCTGCCGTCGTTGCGCGCGCAGGGACTGGCACAAGTTGCTGAACATCTTGCCCACGATTTTTTGTTGCGCCTTGCCCAGCAGCTTGAACAGGGCGGGATTGAGGGTTGGAAAAACCATCTGGCACCCTGGCTATATGCGTCACAGCAGCGTGTTCCGTTGCGCGGCCTGATGTTCAGTCTGGCAGAGCCGGTGCCACTGCCGGAACAAGTGGAGAGGGCAGCTAATCCGGCCGTGCCCTCGTCGTCGCACGCCCTGACGCTCCCTCTCTCCTGGCAAGGGGTAATTGATGACTGCGCCCGCCTTCGTGGCCGCCGGGTGGGCATGGCATGGGAAAGGGCCTGTGCAACGGCGATGATGGTGGGAATGGGGGTAGGGTGCGCTGGCTTGCTGATCTCGTTTATGGCGAACCGGGCACAGATTGTCTCGGTGGCCGATAAAACTCAGGAACTGATAACGCAGCGGGCAGTCACCGATGGGCAGCTTACGGCCCTGCACGCACTACGCAATGATGCCGGGCGGCTGCAACATCAGCTCCAGCACGGCGCGCCTTGGTATCAGCGTTTTGGCCTGAATCATAATCAGGCGCTCTTGAACGCCATGTTGCCTTGGTATGGCGTGCTGAATAACCGTTTGATACGGGATCCCGCTGAGAAGGCGTTAAGACAGAGGCTGACTAAGCTGGCAAACCTGCCACCCGAAAGTCCGTTGCGTGCGGAACTGGCAAAGCCGGGTTACGACCAGTTGAAGGCATGGCTGATGATGTCACGCCCGGATAAAGTGGATGCGGCGTTTTATGTGCAAACCATGCAATCCGTACAGCCGACTTATCCAGGGATCTCGACCGCCTTATGGCAGAGCCTGTCACCGGATCTCTGGGCCTTCTCAATTACGGAACTCTCCCACCAGCCGCAGTGGAAAATTACGCCGGACATGGCGCTGGTCTTGCACGTTCGCCAGATACTGCTGCAACAGATTGGCCGCCGTAATGCTGAAAGTACGCTGTACGAAAACATGCTCAAATCGGTGCGGCGCAATTTCGCGGATGTCACGTTGGATGACATGACCAACGGAACGGACGCCCGGCGGCTATTTGCCACCAATGAGATCATTCCGGGGATGTTCACCCGTCAGGCATGGGAGGGTGAAATTGAACAGGCGATTGAAAAAGCAGCCAACTCACGGCGTGATGAAATTGATTGGGTGCTGAGTGACAGTAAGCAGCGCCTCTCCTCGGAGATCTCGCCGGAAGCGCTGAAGGCACGGCTTAGGGAGCGCTACTTCACTGACTTTGCCGGAAGCTGGCTCAACTTCCTGAATAATTTGCGCTGGAACCCAGCCAATAATATTGCCGATGTCACAGACCAGCTGACATTGATGAGCGATGTGCGCCAATCCCCCCTGATTGCTTTGATGAACACCCTGGCCTGGCAGGGGCAGGCTGGGCAAAAAAACGCGAAATTGGCGGAGTCTGTCATCAAATCGGCAAAAGAGTTGATACAGGGCAGTGATAAGCCGGTTATCGACCAGAGCGTTGCAGGGCCAGCCGGGCCGCTGGATGAGACATTTGGCCCACTGCTGACCCTGATGGGCAAAAACAAAGCCGAGAGTGTGATGTCAGCGGACAGCAGCCTGAGTTTGCAGACCTACCTGACGCGTATTACCCGCGTCAGGCTGCGCCTGCAACAGGTCGCCAATGCACCAGACCCCCAGGAGATGATGCAGACCCTGGCGCAGACGGTATTCCATGGCAAAAGCGTTGACCTGACTGACACCCAGCAGTACGGCAGCCTGATTGCCGCCAGCCTTGGTGAAGAGTGGAACGGATTTGGGCAGACGATGTTTGTGCAACCGCTGACGCAAGCGTGGGAAACGGTGCTGCAACCCTCTGCCGCCAGCCTCAATGACAAATGGCACCGGGCGATTGTGAATCACTGGCAGACGGCGTTTGAGGGCCGCTATCCCTTTGCGGTCAGTAAAAGCGAAGCCTCATTGCCGATGCTGGCAGAGTTTATTCGTAAGGATACCGGGCGCATAGAGCGTTTTCTGGCGCAGGAGCTGGGGGGCATTTTGCATAAAGAGGGCAGTCAATGGGTGCCAGACAGCGCCCATAGCCAGGGGTTGACCTGTAATCCCGCGTTTCTCAGTGCGGTTAACCAATTGAGTAAGTTATCGGACATCCTGTTCACGGATGGCAATCAAGGCATCAGCTTCGAGCTTCAGGCGCGGCCTGCGGCAAATGTCGTGGAAACGGAACTGACCATCGACGGGCAGAAGTTACACTACTTTAACCAAATCGCCGACTGGCAGACTTTCCGCTGGCCGGGAAATACCTATAAACCCGGCACTATGCTGACCTGGACATCCCTGGATGCTGGCGCGAAATTATTAGGGGATTATACCGGTACCTGGGGTTTTATTCGTTGGTTGGAGTCAGGCAAACGCCAGCCGCTGGATAATAGCCAGTGGATGATGAGTTTTATTACGCCAGAGGGGGAGACCCTGCAATGGGTATTACGCTCGCAATTGGAAAACGGCCCGCTGGCGCTATTGCAGCTTCGCCAATTCACCCTGCCAGCAGAGATTTTCACTATTGCCACGGAGAGCGATTTGCAGTTGTCAGAAGATAATATGGAAAGTAACGAGCAAGAGGGAGAGGAATAA
- the tssA gene encoding type VI secretion system protein TssA: MVSLQNLIIACQKDKGQLIQQAITQCEKWERWLMPVSVHYPTGEDPAYQDDFQRIREELNKLTGTDAELICTLAEKLLTGVSKDLRVATFYVWGRLHQEGEAGLAEGLTLLASLLQRFTVQLHPQRERSRKSALEWLCSNRILNSLALHSDVNLATLQRITGALLLIEQVIQSLPPEERPQLSALYQALETRRLPRGSLSNPVSDAAEEAQSSTALADFTPVASTVDSAGALLNQVRMLAKYLQEQQDGWLAAHHLVKSVRWDTLTSLPRLNASELTHILPPKIEHRAHLKRLYLERNWAELLVQADNFFAQGRNHLWLDVQWYLWQALIGMDNNRVRADIICRDLKGLLTRLPGLEERLFNDGSPFADEVTQHWIHEHVLNDMPLWKDEPAMAALPAADEILGLEPEMLAMADSDGIEAALGWLQSRPGMTSPRHQWLMRLLMARVAEQHGKHEMALHLLGDLDTAAHSLTLYHWTPDLIFEIKARRLKLLRMKASRNDAEKIHLQPEMDTLLAGLIALDPARAAILYG; the protein is encoded by the coding sequence ATGGTGTCATTACAAAATTTAATTATTGCCTGTCAGAAAGATAAAGGGCAATTAATACAGCAGGCCATCACCCAGTGTGAAAAATGGGAGCGTTGGCTTATGCCTGTGAGTGTTCATTATCCTACTGGGGAAGATCCCGCGTATCAGGATGACTTTCAACGTATCCGCGAAGAGTTAAATAAGCTGACGGGCACTGACGCCGAGCTAATTTGTACTTTGGCGGAGAAACTGCTGACCGGCGTAAGTAAAGATCTGCGGGTCGCCACGTTTTATGTGTGGGGACGCCTGCATCAGGAGGGCGAGGCCGGGCTGGCGGAAGGATTGACGCTGCTGGCAAGCTTGCTACAGCGCTTTACAGTACAGCTGCATCCCCAGCGCGAGCGTAGCCGCAAATCGGCATTGGAGTGGTTGTGCAGTAACCGCATCCTCAATAGCCTGGCGCTGCACAGTGACGTCAATCTCGCTACGCTGCAACGTATCACCGGCGCGCTGTTACTGATTGAGCAGGTTATTCAGTCGCTGCCACCCGAGGAGCGCCCACAACTCTCTGCCCTCTATCAGGCGTTGGAAACCCGGCGGTTACCGCGCGGCAGCCTGAGTAATCCCGTATCAGACGCTGCGGAAGAGGCGCAGTCCTCTACGGCTTTGGCCGATTTTACCCCGGTTGCCTCAACCGTGGACTCCGCAGGCGCGCTGCTCAATCAGGTCAGGATGCTGGCGAAGTATCTCCAGGAGCAGCAAGATGGCTGGCTGGCGGCACACCATTTGGTCAAAAGTGTCCGCTGGGATACCTTGACGTCGCTTCCGCGGCTCAATGCCAGTGAATTGACGCATATCCTGCCACCTAAAATCGAGCATCGTGCCCATCTCAAGCGCCTCTATCTGGAGCGCAATTGGGCAGAGTTGCTGGTACAGGCAGACAACTTTTTTGCCCAAGGAAGAAACCACCTGTGGCTGGACGTGCAGTGGTATCTCTGGCAGGCGCTGATTGGCATGGACAATAACCGTGTCCGGGCCGACATTATTTGCCGGGATCTGAAAGGGTTACTTACCCGGCTGCCCGGTCTGGAGGAGCGGCTGTTCAATGACGGATCGCCTTTTGCCGACGAGGTGACGCAGCATTGGATTCACGAGCACGTCCTGAATGACATGCCCCTCTGGAAAGATGAGCCGGCAATGGCAGCACTGCCCGCCGCGGATGAGATCCTTGGCCTTGAACCGGAGATGCTGGCGATGGCGGACAGCGACGGCATTGAGGCCGCGCTCGGCTGGCTCCAGTCGCGACCGGGCATGACATCGCCCCGCCATCAATGGCTAATGCGCCTGCTGATGGCCCGCGTGGCGGAGCAGCATGGCAAACATGAGATGGCATTGCATCTGCTGGGGGATCTCGACACGGCCGCACACTCCCTGACCCTCTATCACTGGACGCCGGATCTGATATTTGAGATCAAAGCCCGCCGCCTGAAATTATTGCGCATGAAAGCCAGCCGCAATGACGCGGAGAAAATCCATTTACAACCAGAGATGGATACGCTGCTGGCTGGCCTGATTGCGCTTGATCCAGCACGTGCGGCCATATTGTATGGATAA
- the tssF gene encoding type VI secretion system baseplate subunit TssF: MDDLTLRYYDAEMRYLLEAGEEFARAHPDRAAMLNLDKAGARDPYVERLLEGFAFLMGRLREKLDDDLPELTEGLVSLLWPHYLRTIPSMSVVAFTPDWQQMKEPMHIEKGFEVLSRPVGEKGTRCRYTTTREVNVLPLALDRARLTTDGDGRSVVNLRFVCSPLADWSRIDLSQLPLYFNADAPLACAMHEALVMNVARLWLRLPGIPDRQPLEGYFTALGFNEDDHLWPKDTGNFSGYQLLLEYFTFREKFMFTGLRGLERVELPPALPWFEIDVVLTKRWEHDFTFSEKQLQLNCTPVINLFSLESDPLTLDSLQTEYLLRPMRIQDGHTEIYSVDSVISSGNHAYVPFSSFRHKGGMMRHEAPEYYYHTRVRRGPSGLHDTWLILGGEAFDSHSVPERESLSLTLTGTNGQLPRRALQSTVLDTLMKTTEAQIWVRNLCPPTLPCYPPDRDRFHWRVLSHLGAGFLSLLDNADVLRGTLALYEWSDSEMNRRRLEAILDVRHSEIERFEQGYLLRGVQIEVTLDSHGFAGTGDICLFGEMLSRFFALYTDIHLFNKLIFIIQPTGERLEWAEKHNRRIPG; this comes from the coding sequence ATGGATGACTTAACGCTGCGTTATTATGACGCCGAAATGCGCTACCTGCTTGAGGCAGGTGAAGAGTTTGCCCGCGCCCACCCGGACAGGGCGGCCATGTTGAATCTGGATAAGGCGGGTGCCCGCGATCCCTACGTGGAACGACTATTGGAGGGCTTTGCATTTTTAATGGGGCGGCTTCGTGAAAAGCTTGATGATGACCTGCCGGAATTGACCGAAGGATTGGTCAGTTTGCTGTGGCCGCACTATTTGCGCACCATTCCTTCAATGTCGGTGGTGGCATTCACACCAGATTGGCAACAGATGAAAGAGCCAATGCACATTGAGAAGGGGTTCGAGGTATTGTCACGGCCGGTTGGGGAGAAGGGCACCCGCTGCCGTTATACCACTACCCGGGAAGTGAATGTGTTGCCGCTGGCTCTTGACCGGGCCAGGCTCACCACTGACGGCGATGGCCGCTCTGTGGTGAACTTGCGGTTTGTTTGCAGCCCCCTGGCTGACTGGAGCCGCATTGATCTGAGCCAACTGCCGCTCTATTTCAATGCGGATGCGCCGCTGGCCTGCGCCATGCATGAGGCACTCGTGATGAATGTTGCCCGGCTCTGGCTGCGTCTGCCCGGCATCCCGGATCGCCAACCTCTGGAGGGGTACTTCACCGCCTTGGGTTTTAACGAGGATGACCACCTCTGGCCAAAAGATACCGGCAATTTCAGCGGCTACCAGTTGTTGCTGGAGTATTTCACCTTCCGCGAGAAGTTTATGTTTACGGGCCTTCGCGGGCTTGAGCGGGTGGAGCTGCCGCCAGCATTGCCATGGTTTGAAATTGACGTCGTGCTGACAAAACGCTGGGAACACGATTTCACCTTCAGTGAAAAGCAGTTGCAACTCAACTGTACGCCAGTGATTAACCTTTTTTCGCTGGAGTCAGATCCGCTGACGCTTGACTCACTACAGACGGAATATCTGCTGCGCCCAATGCGCATACAGGATGGGCATACTGAGATTTACTCTGTGGACTCGGTGATCTCATCCGGCAACCACGCCTATGTGCCTTTCTCCAGTTTCCGCCATAAGGGCGGCATGATGCGCCATGAGGCACCGGAGTACTACTACCACACCCGGGTGCGCCGTGGGCCATCCGGGCTGCATGATACCTGGCTCATCCTCGGCGGTGAGGCGTTTGACTCCCACAGCGTGCCGGAGCGGGAGAGCCTCTCCCTGACGCTAACCGGCACCAACGGCCAGCTCCCCCGACGGGCGCTGCAAAGCACGGTGCTGGATACGTTGATGAAAACCACCGAGGCCCAGATTTGGGTGCGCAATCTCTGCCCGCCCACCTTGCCGTGCTATCCGCCCGATCGCGATCGCTTCCACTGGCGGGTATTGAGCCATCTGGGGGCTGGCTTCCTGTCACTGTTGGATAACGCGGACGTACTGCGTGGTACGTTGGCGCTCTATGAGTGGAGTGACAGTGAGATGAACCGCCGCCGGCTGGAGGCAATTCTGGACGTCCGGCACAGTGAAATTGAACGCTTTGAGCAGGGATACCTGCTGCGTGGGGTGCAGATAGAGGTGACCCTCGATAGCCATGGCTTTGCCGGTACCGGTGACATCTGCCTGTTCGGTGAAATGCTCAGCCGCTTCTTTGCTCTCTATACGGATATCCACCTGTTTAATAAGTTGATCTTTATCATTCAACCCACCGGAGAGCGCCTCGAATGGGCAGAGAAGCACAACCGCCGTATCCCCGGCTGA
- the tssG gene encoding type VI secretion system baseplate subunit TssG, which produces MGREAQPPYPRLTPRLEAELARINFYRLCQILEKQHRQRPPLGSTTHPSDDPVRFSPHPGMGFPISELKAVEYSEGNATPPVIRTTFMGMYGVDSPLPTLYLDDISQRREGHEALQAFLDIFNHRILTQFYRIWRKYSYPVTFQAGGGDALSQSLLGLAGLGIPGTEKHVAAPLSRFLALLGPLHLPGRTEGGIRAVVQLLAPQTEVTVSPHSLRRVPIAQPLGFTEEGIVLDGNTPLGDEMMDANSQLLIALHTESEQEAKAWMPDGQLFQDLVAMLRVYLGWRYTANITLTISTHLLPPPQLGTENLWLGLGGVLGMEAQHIPADLPSRVTFELGHYHGLAPATSTKGIRRVTYQFA; this is translated from the coding sequence ATGGGCAGAGAAGCACAACCGCCGTATCCCCGGCTGACCCCTCGGCTTGAGGCAGAACTGGCGCGAATCAATTTCTATCGTCTCTGCCAAATTCTGGAAAAACAGCATCGGCAGCGGCCGCCATTGGGTAGCACCACCCATCCCAGCGATGACCCTGTGCGTTTTTCGCCGCATCCGGGCATGGGTTTCCCCATCAGCGAATTAAAAGCGGTGGAGTACAGCGAGGGCAATGCTACGCCCCCGGTTATCCGCACCACCTTTATGGGGATGTATGGCGTGGACTCCCCTCTGCCCACGCTGTATCTCGACGACATTAGCCAACGGCGGGAGGGGCACGAGGCGCTACAGGCCTTTCTGGATATTTTTAACCACCGCATTTTGACGCAGTTTTATCGCATCTGGCGCAAATACTCCTACCCGGTGACCTTTCAGGCCGGCGGTGGGGATGCGCTTTCACAATCCCTGCTGGGGTTGGCGGGACTGGGGATACCCGGAACAGAGAAGCACGTCGCTGCGCCGCTCTCCCGTTTTTTGGCCCTGCTGGGGCCACTGCACCTGCCAGGAAGAACGGAGGGGGGCATCAGGGCGGTGGTACAACTTCTGGCGCCGCAGACCGAAGTGACAGTCAGCCCACACTCCCTGCGACGCGTGCCGATCGCGCAGCCGCTGGGGTTTACCGAGGAGGGCATAGTGCTGGACGGCAATACCCCCCTCGGCGATGAGATGATGGATGCCAACAGCCAGTTGCTGATTGCCCTGCATACCGAGAGTGAGCAGGAGGCGAAAGCCTGGATGCCGGATGGGCAACTCTTTCAGGATTTGGTGGCGATGCTGCGGGTCTATCTGGGCTGGCGCTATACCGCCAACATTACCCTGACGATCAGCACCCATCTGCTGCCCCCACCGCAACTGGGCACAGAGAACCTCTGGCTGGGGCTGGGGGGAGTGCTGGGCATGGAGGCACAACACATCCCAGCCGATCTTCCCTCGCGCGTTACCTTCGAACTTGGGCATTACCACGGCCTGGCGCCGGCAACATCAACAAAAGGAATTCGACGTGTTACCTATCAGTTCGCTTAA
- the tssJ gene encoding type VI secretion system lipoprotein TssJ, whose product MLPISSLKTTYCLLPALILGLTGCGLTQSVTQGTTSTVKSIFYKKIITLHLDFTAREALNTDSTENNSLSEPVMVRVYQLQDRKTFDKALYQQLLNEGDTVLGSDLLARRDVVLKPGGDVLLDMPMEPGTTFVAIVGLFRHPDMATNSWKQVLALDELDPDKPRVIEAGHNSLTLRAEAQ is encoded by the coding sequence GTGTTACCTATCAGTTCGCTTAAAACCACTTACTGTCTGCTCCCTGCATTGATCCTTGGCCTGACGGGCTGTGGCCTGACGCAAAGTGTCACACAGGGAACAACCTCGACAGTGAAGTCCATTTTTTATAAGAAGATCATCACGCTGCATCTGGATTTCACGGCCCGCGAGGCGTTGAATACCGACAGTACCGAGAATAATTCCCTCTCTGAACCGGTGATGGTGCGGGTCTACCAGCTCCAGGATCGCAAGACTTTCGATAAGGCCCTCTATCAACAGCTGTTGAACGAAGGGGACACCGTACTGGGCAGCGACCTGCTGGCGCGCCGCGATGTGGTGCTGAAACCGGGCGGGGATGTGCTGCTGGACATGCCGATGGAGCCGGGAACAACATTTGTCGCGATTGTCGGGTTATTTCGCCATCCGGATATGGCCACCAACAGCTGGAAACAGGTGCTCGCACTGGATGAACTGGATCCCGACAAGCCCCGCGTCATTGAGGCCGGGCATAACAGCCTGACGCTTCGGGCGGAGGCGCAGTGA
- the tssE gene encoding type VI secretion system baseplate subunit TssE, which translates to MTSYHAPSLYEMLYGNFAGGLNLEAVSEQEQVILSVLDNMQRILNTRAGSIKHLPDYGLPDMTKILQGMPGSAHQLMDILATTLLKYEPRLKGLNVLLLEQAIPGELIYAIDAELKGVGLVRYGTEFIPEGRVLLRHLKQQHFLQSGARW; encoded by the coding sequence ATGACCAGTTATCATGCGCCTTCACTCTATGAGATGCTCTACGGTAACTTCGCGGGTGGCCTGAATCTGGAGGCGGTCAGTGAGCAGGAGCAGGTCATCCTGTCGGTGTTGGACAACATGCAGCGCATCCTGAATACCCGTGCTGGCAGCATCAAGCACCTGCCGGATTATGGCCTGCCGGATATGACCAAAATCCTCCAGGGGATGCCGGGTAGCGCCCATCAGTTGATGGATATCCTGGCCACCACGCTGCTGAAATATGAGCCGCGCCTGAAGGGCCTGAACGTTCTCCTGCTGGAGCAGGCCATACCGGGCGAGCTGATCTATGCCATTGATGCCGAGTTGAAGGGCGTGGGGCTGGTGCGCTATGGCACGGAGTTCATCCCGGAGGGCCGGGTACTGCTGCGTCATTTGAAGCAGCAGCACTTTCTCCAATCTGGCGCAAGGTGGTAA
- a CDS encoding SDR family oxidoreductase, with protein MSEQTLPKQHQDEQPGREAPMDPQPLYDDADYRAGDKLKDKVALVTGGDSGIGRAVTIAYAKEGAQVAIVYLEEDEDAKETQRLAAKYGPEPLLIRGDLGDQAFAVESVEKTVQAFGKLDVLVNIAGEQHPKERPEEISAEQLEKTFRTNFFSMVYLVQAALKYLPEGSTIINTSSITAFRGNPKLIDYSSTKGAITAFTRSLSTNLVERGIRVNSVAPGPIWTPLIPSTFDEEHVSQFGAETPMKRPGQPSELAAAYVYLACKDSSYVSGQTIHVNGGVVING; from the coding sequence ATGAGCGAACAGACCCTGCCCAAACAGCATCAGGATGAGCAACCCGGCCGCGAAGCGCCGATGGATCCACAGCCGCTGTACGATGACGCCGACTACCGTGCCGGCGATAAGCTGAAAGACAAGGTGGCGCTGGTCACCGGCGGCGACAGCGGCATTGGTCGGGCGGTGACCATCGCCTACGCCAAAGAAGGCGCGCAGGTGGCGATTGTCTATCTGGAAGAGGACGAGGATGCCAAAGAGACCCAGCGACTGGCGGCGAAGTATGGCCCGGAGCCGCTGCTGATCCGCGGTGATTTGGGCGATCAGGCGTTTGCCGTGGAGTCCGTGGAGAAGACGGTGCAGGCCTTCGGCAAGCTGGATGTGCTGGTGAACATTGCCGGTGAACAGCATCCTAAAGAGCGGCCGGAAGAGATTAGCGCAGAGCAACTGGAAAAGACCTTCCGCACTAACTTCTTCTCCATGGTCTATCTGGTACAGGCGGCGCTTAAGTACCTGCCAGAGGGCAGCACCATTATCAACACCAGCTCTATTACCGCCTTCCGCGGCAACCCCAAGCTGATTGATTACTCCTCTACCAAAGGAGCGATCACCGCCTTCACCCGCTCTCTGTCCACCAATCTGGTAGAGCGCGGCATCCGCGTTAACTCGGTGGCGCCCGGCCCCATCTGGACGCCGCTGATCCCGTCTACCTTTGACGAGGAGCATGTCTCCCAGTTTGGCGCCGAGACGCCGATGAAGCGCCCCGGCCAGCCCTCTGAACTGGCAGCGGCCTATGTCTATCTGGCATGCAAGGACTCCTCCTACGTCAGCGGCCAGACCATCCATGTCAACGGCGGCGTGGTGATCAACGGCTAA